From Nicotiana tabacum cultivar K326 chromosome 15, ASM71507v2, whole genome shotgun sequence, the proteins below share one genomic window:
- the LOC107763849 gene encoding small ribosomal subunit protein RACK1 (The RefSeq protein has 5 substitutions compared to this genomic sequence), whose protein sequence is MSQESLVLRGTMRAHTDWVTAIATAVDNSDMIVTSSRDKSIIVWSITKDGPQYGVPRRRLTGHGHFVQDVVLSSDGMFALSGSWDGELRLWDLQAGTTARRFVGHTKDVLSVAFSVDNRQIVSASRDKSIRLWNTLGECKYTIQDGDSHSDWVSCVRFSPNNLQPTIVSGSWDRTVKIWNLTNCKLRLTLAGHTGYVNTPAVSPDGSLCASGGKDGVILLWDLAEGKKLYSLESGSIIHSLCFSPNRYWLCAATESSIKIWDLESKSIVDDLKVDLKQESEMSSEGTASGKNKVIYCTSLSWSADGSTLFSGYTDGLIRVWGIDRY, encoded by the exons ATGTCGCAAGAATCACTAGTACTCCGCGGCACAATGAGGGCCCACACTGACTGGGTCACAGCCATCGCCACCCCAGTTGACAACTCCGATATGATCGTCACATCCTCACGTGACAAATCCATCATCGTTTGGTCAATAACAAAAGACGGCCCACAATACGGCGTCCCCCGTCGACGTCTCACCGGCCATGGCCATTTCGTTCAAGACGTCGTCCTTTCATCCGACGGCATGTTCGCTCTTTCCGGATCTTGGGACGGTGAGCTCCGTTTGTGGGATCTTCAAGCTGGTACCACCGCCCGTCGTTTCGTCGGACACACTAAGGATGTTTTGTCCGTCGCATTTTCTGTTGACAACCGTCAGATCGTGTCAGCATCCCGTGATAAGAGCATCAGGCTTTGGAACACTTTGGGTGAGTGTAAGTACACGATTCAGGACGGAGATTCGCATTCTGATTGGGTCTCATGTGTTCGTTTCAGCCCGAATAATCTTCAGCCAACTATCGTATCTGGGTCGTGGGACAGAACTGTAAAAATATGGAACCTTACCAACTGTAAGCTCCGTGCTACGCTTGCTGGACACACTGGGTATGTGAATACTGCGGCTGTGTCTCCAGATGGTTCTTTGTGTGCTAGTGGAGGAAAGGATGGAGTGATTTTGTTGTGGGATTTGGCTGAAGGGAAGAAATTGTACTCGCTTGAGTCGGGTTCTATTATTCACTCGCTTTGTTTTAGCCCAAATAGGTACTGGTTGTGTGCTGCCACTGAGTCGAGTATTAAGATTTGGGATTTGGAGAGCAAGACTATCGTGGATGATTTGAAAGTTGATCTGAAGCAAGAGAGTGAAATGTCTTCTGAGGGAACTGCTTCTGGCAAAAACAAG GTCATATACTGCACCAGTTTGAGCTGGAGTGCTGATGGAAGCACACTTTTCAGCGGATACACAGATGGCTTGATTAGAGTGTGGGGTATTGGCCGTTATTAG
- the LOC107763848 gene encoding peroxisome biogenesis protein 3-2-like, whose translation MWEFWRRHKRKVYVTVGVLGSGYFLYKLYNAHRRKLSDLERELADQRRSEELIKSQVKSHFENIQRIADSTTLPHVMRCLSSQIEEELDLAHLTERLMKGKDLPNSLTAAEKLELWERLKILSFTRMVLSLWVTTLLSLYIRVQVNILGRHLYIDTARGIGSSGQLDEADLIDRNDQQRFLASADYLTTFGLPTLISSFEAATSEVLKGKQLKDFFNTTVLHDTIIQILNTFMSTASPHQWLGFFMPEDSKQNSVDVSFSTGSTDLSNASKFEQLMQETQAVLSSAEFCNIVEISLKAAVDVLMEDIRVLCGEANLTSGMPLAKLLPRIAHMDQILLEEPNRNRYIQVIQDIPEVEIFFTLLYASSPSS comes from the exons ATGTG GGAATTTTGGAGAAGACATAAGAGGAAGGTATATGTTACAGTTGGAGTTTTGGGAAGCGGATACTTTTTGTATAAGTTGTATAATGCACACCGGCGAAAGCTTTCTGATCTTGAGAGAGAACTCGCCGACCAAAGGAGAAGCGAGGAACTCATTAAATCCCA GGTGAAGTCACATTTTGAAAATATTCAAAGGATAGCTGATTCAACAACGTTACCTCATGTAATGCGATGTTTAAGTAGTCAGATAGAAGAAGAATTGGACCTCGCACACTTGACAGAGAGGTTGATGAAAGGAAAAGATTTGCCAAATAGTCTAACAGCTGCAGAGAAGCTCGAGCTATGGGAGAGACTCAAAATTTTAA GTTTTACAAGAATGGTGTTGTCTCTCTGGGTGACAACACTGCTAAGCTTATATATTAGAGTTCAAGTCAACATATTAGGGAGACATCTCTATATAGACACAGCACGTGGCATTGGAAGTTCTGGCCAATTA GATGAAGCTGATCTGATTGACAGAAATGACCAGCAGCGTTTTCTGGCCAGTGCAGATTATTTAACTACTTTTGGCTTGCCTACCTTAATCTCTAGTTTTGAAGCAGCAACTTCTGAAGTTCTAAAAGG AAAACAGCTGAAGGATTTCTTCAACACTACTGTACTTCATGATAccattattcagatattgaacACCTTCATGAGCACGGCAAGTCCTCATCAGTGGCTGGGTTTTTTTATGCCAGAGGACTCTAAGCAAAATAGTGTTGATGTAAGTTTTAGCACTGGCAGCACAGATCTCTCCAATGCGTCAAAATTCGAACAACTTATGCAGGAGACACAAGCTGTGTTGTCAAG TGCTGAATTTTGCAATATTGTTGAAATATCGCTAAAAGCAGCAGTGGATGTACTGATGGAAGACATAAGGGTCTTATGCGGAGAGGCCAATTTAACATCAGGCATGCCATTAGCTAAACTACTACCGCGGATAGCCCATATGGATCAGATTCTACTTGAAGAACCCAACAGGAACAGGTATATTCAAGTCATCCAAGACATACCGGAAGTAGAAATATTCTTCACCCTGTTATATGCAAGCAGTCCTTCTTCATAG